The Plectropomus leopardus isolate mb chromosome 15, YSFRI_Pleo_2.0, whole genome shotgun sequence genome has a segment encoding these proteins:
- the LOC121954854 gene encoding putative glycine-rich cell wall structural protein 1, producing the protein MANILKGFGGGGGGGGGGGGGGGISEMIGEMAEKGAECVIQKCMGGGGNNGDQGLADMVSGCLGGNDEKKEKEEGGGGGGGGAAEGVMNVCKGLFG; encoded by the exons ATGGCAAATATTTTGAAAGGTtttgggggaggaggaggaggaggaggaggaggaggaggaggagggggcatTTCTGAAATGATTGGGGAAATGGCGG AGAAAGGTGCCGAGTGCGTGATCCAGAAATGTATGGGAGGAGGTGGAAACAACGGAGATCAAGGTTTGGCCGACATGGTGTCAGGCTGTCTTGGTGGCAACGAcgagaagaaggaaaaagaagaaggaggaggaggaggaggaggaggagcag CGGAGGGAGTGATGAATGTGTGCAAAGGCCTCTTTGGTTAA
- the LOC121954806 gene encoding alpha-synuclein-like isoform X2, giving the protein MEHLKKGLFNVKDGVVAAAEKTKAGVGEAAAKTKEGVFYVGNKTMEGVVSGVNTVAQKSTEQANVVADTAVSGTNEVAQAAVEGVENAALASGFVSKADLPKTEAGGEQTEQAAQ; this is encoded by the exons ATGGAGCACCTGAAGAAGGGACTCTTCAATGTGAAGGACGGAGTGGTGGCCGCCGCTGAGAAGACGAAGGCCGGGGTTGGGGAGGCCGCTGCCAAAACCAAGGAGGGGGTCTTCTACGTCG GAAACAAGACGATGGAGGGAGTGGTGAGCGGTGTTaacacag TTGCACAGAAGTCGACCGAGCAGGCCAACGTTGTTGCTGACACTGCAGTTTCCGGCACCAACGAGGTGGCCCAGGCAGCCGTGGAGGGCGTGGAGAATGCCGCGCTGGCGAGCGGATTTGTCAGCAAG GCCGACCTCCCGAAAACAGAAGCCGGTGGAGAACAGACCGAACAGGCTGCACAGTAG
- the LOC121954806 gene encoding alpha-synuclein-like isoform X1 produces the protein MEHLKKGLFNVKDGVVAAAEKTKAGVGEAAAKTKEGVFYVGNKTMEGVVSGVNTVAQKSTEQANVVADTAVSGTNEVAQAAVEGVENAALASGFVSKEEAGPLAEEADLPKTEAGGEQTEQAAQ, from the exons ATGGAGCACCTGAAGAAGGGACTCTTCAATGTGAAGGACGGAGTGGTGGCCGCCGCTGAGAAGACGAAGGCCGGGGTTGGGGAGGCCGCTGCCAAAACCAAGGAGGGGGTCTTCTACGTCG GAAACAAGACGATGGAGGGAGTGGTGAGCGGTGTTaacacag TTGCACAGAAGTCGACCGAGCAGGCCAACGTTGTTGCTGACACTGCAGTTTCCGGCACCAACGAGGTGGCCCAGGCAGCCGTGGAGGGCGTGGAGAATGCCGCGCTGGCGAGCGGATTTGTCAGCAAG GAGGAGGCGGGACCGTTGGCTGAGGAG GCCGACCTCCCGAAAACAGAAGCCGGTGGAGAACAGACCGAACAGGCTGCACAGTAG